From a region of the Aeoliella mucimassa genome:
- the trxA gene encoding thioredoxin, whose amino-acid sequence MALLELDNDNFEAEVLNSSEPVLVDFWAPWCGPCRMIAPLVEELASDNAGKAKVAKLNIDDSQNLAEQYRVSSIPTLMVFKDGQPVETFVGPQPKAKLQQAIDAAKV is encoded by the coding sequence ATGGCACTGTTAGAACTCGACAACGACAACTTTGAAGCCGAAGTGCTGAACAGCAGCGAGCCTGTGCTCGTCGATTTTTGGGCTCCCTGGTGCGGTCCTTGCCGTATGATTGCCCCGCTGGTGGAAGAACTGGCCAGCGACAACGCCGGCAAAGCCAAAGTGGCCAAGCTGAACATCGACGACTCCCAGAACCTGGCCGAGCAATACCGCGTGAGCAGCATTCCCACGCTCATGGTGTTCAAGGATGGCCAGCCGGTCGAGACCTTCGTTGGTCCCCAGCCCAAAGCCAAGCTGCAGCAAGCGATCGACGCCGCCAAGGTTTAA
- a CDS encoding thioredoxin family protein, translating to MALTPSTMLPLGSEAPDFSLPNVDGTTVSLADFAGSPALVVAFICNHCPFVKHLADELASFGKEYTEKGVAVVAISSNNVETHPADSPELMKTEAENRGYCFPYLYDATQEVAKAYRAACTPDFYVFDADKKLVYRGQFDATRPDSGSQPTGEDLRAAVDAVLSGEAPTNEQHPSIGCNIKWIAGQEPDYFG from the coding sequence ATGGCACTCACCCCCAGCACCATGTTGCCCCTGGGCTCGGAGGCCCCTGATTTCTCGTTGCCCAATGTGGATGGCACCACCGTGTCGCTGGCCGATTTTGCCGGGTCCCCTGCCCTGGTCGTCGCGTTCATCTGCAACCACTGCCCGTTCGTGAAGCACCTGGCCGACGAGTTGGCCAGTTTCGGCAAGGAGTACACCGAAAAAGGCGTGGCCGTGGTGGCAATTAGCAGCAACAATGTCGAAACCCACCCGGCCGATTCGCCCGAGCTCATGAAAACCGAGGCGGAAAACCGCGGCTACTGCTTCCCTTACCTGTACGACGCAACGCAGGAAGTCGCCAAGGCGTACCGAGCCGCCTGCACGCCCGACTTCTACGTGTTCGACGCCGATAAGAAGCTGGTTTACCGCGGCCAGTTCGACGCCACCCGCCCCGACAGCGGCAGCCAGCCAACCGGCGAGGATCTGCGGGCGGCGGTCGACGCGGTGCTCAGCGGCGAAGCTCCCACAAACGAGCAGCACCCGAGCATCGGTTGCAACATCAAATGGATCGCCGGCCAGGAGCCCGATTACTTCGGGTAG